One window of the Marmota flaviventris isolate mMarFla1 chromosome 2, mMarFla1.hap1, whole genome shotgun sequence genome contains the following:
- the LOC114082141 gene encoding C2 calcium-dependent domain-containing protein 4A-like: MRLLGKLRSSAPEPAFSNVLTPGRIPEFCIPPRLSLPCPPESPPAGALPRRCAAEPDLWPREDNEGAGRTDWDPRSQAALSLPHLPRALTAYGFCTLLESPHTRRKESLFLGDPRAAALLQPPAARPRAHTYGGNREGDVTRLPLRTPDAAPAAAPGCPCPPRDALSPRPGGRRLLRAPNGLLSRALRARRSRGLARARSASNRDGDVERGSASQPNTPAPCSPLSLDPRTKLVEAEGTVALGRAGCALRLAANYCPSSGRLRIRLLGAEGLAGGTPEPRALGCRISLVLQPTGSTRKQRSSVLRRSLKDAFDQDFCFDGLTEDQVRHLTVRVKAEKKGRGLERGHVLGQGELLLGSLLLL, translated from the coding sequence ATGCGGCTCCTCGGGAAACTCCGTTCCTCAGCTCCAGAGCCCGCCTTCTCTAACGTTCTCACTCCGGGTCGCATCCCCGAGTTCTGCATCCCGCCGCGGCTGTCCCTGCCGTGCCCACCAGAATCTCCCCCGGCCGGCGCCCTGCCCCGGCGGTGCGCCGCGGAACCGGACTTGTGGCCCCGCGAGGACAATGAGGGCGCGGGTCGCACCGACTGGGACCCGCGCTCACAGGCCGCGCTCTCTCTGCCTCACCTGCCCCGCGCGCTCACCGCCTACGGCTTCTGCACGCTACTGGAGAGCCCGCACACGCGCCGCAAGGAGTCGCTCTTTCTCGGGGATCCCCGTGCCGCCGCGCTCCTGCAGCCGCCAGCTGCCAGACCCCGAGCGCACACCTATGGGGGCAACCGAGAAGGGGACGTCACCCGTTTGCCCCTGCGAACCCCGGACGCAGCTCCCGCCGCGGCACCTGGCTGTCCCTGTCCGCCTCGGGACGCGCTCTCCCCAAGGCCTGGCGGTCGCCGCCTCCTGCGCGCCCCTAACGGGCTGCTAAGTCGCGCGCTGCGGGCTCGGAGGAGTCGCGGCTTGGCTCGCGCACGCTCTGCCTCCAACCGGGACGGAGACGTGGAGCGCGGCTCCGCCTCTCAGCCCAACACCCCCGCACCGTGTTCGCCCTTGTCCCTGGACCCACGGACTAAGCTCGTGGAAGCTGAGGGCACCGTGGCACTGGGCCGCGCTGGCTGCGCCTTGCGCCTGGCCGCCAACTACTGTCCCAGCAGCGGCCGCCTCCGCATCCGACTGCTGGGAGCCGAGGGCCTGGCCGGAGGTACCCCTGAGCCCCGGGCCCTTGGCTGCCGCATCAGCCTAGTTCTGCAGCCTACAGGCTCCACGCGCAAGCAACGTAGCTCAGTGCTCCGCCGGAGTCTCAAGGACGCCTTTGACCAGGACTTCTGTTTCGATGGGCTCACGGAAGACCAAGTGCGCCACTTGACTGTGCGCGTCAAGGCGGAGAAAAAAGGCCGCGGCCTGGAGCGGGGCCACGTCCTGGGCCAGGGCGAGCTGCTGCTGGGCTCTCTCCTGCTCCTCTGA